From one Cupriavidus oxalaticus genomic stretch:
- a CDS encoding patatin-like phospholipase family protein yields the protein MREPTDVAGQTTVAMSFSGGGTRAAAFAFGALQGLDAMRGPGGASLLDNVAFISSVSGGSITAAYYGLHGKASLATFRSVLLKDGEAGLRFSLLNPVNLARLFAGGLNDREDLRTWLDEDVFKGATYADMFRRGKPIVWINATNVYYRVAFPFSQLAFDALCSDLASFPVSEAVAASMAVPLFFAPIVLHKYPEACSAPLPNLDHAQRPGQSLLLGALATAVRGHRDTSKGKYIKLVDGGVTDNYGLATILQTRLLLGTAYGPMSENDAVNVRRLLFIVVDAGQGPRGDWNRSQGGPSGIEVASAAIDAAMATNVRMSYDAFVPMMQQWRDDLVAYRCGMPHSRQQEIAAYRPGWRCNEVEFFVTRISFEALDKERATSLNDIPTRLRLPEVDVDRLIEAGRDAILGNPVIREFERESTAVR from the coding sequence ATGCGCGAACCCACCGACGTCGCCGGCCAGACAACCGTCGCCATGTCGTTCTCCGGCGGTGGCACGCGAGCCGCAGCCTTCGCCTTCGGCGCGCTGCAGGGGCTCGACGCCATGAGAGGTCCTGGGGGCGCGTCCTTGCTCGACAATGTCGCATTCATTAGCAGCGTGTCCGGAGGCTCCATCACCGCTGCGTACTACGGCCTGCACGGCAAGGCCAGCCTGGCGACCTTTCGATCAGTGCTCTTGAAGGACGGAGAGGCGGGACTTCGCTTCAGTCTCCTGAATCCGGTCAACCTTGCGCGCCTCTTCGCGGGGGGCCTCAACGATCGGGAAGATCTCCGGACATGGCTCGACGAAGACGTGTTCAAGGGCGCGACGTACGCAGACATGTTCCGCCGCGGCAAGCCAATCGTCTGGATCAACGCCACCAATGTCTACTACCGGGTCGCGTTCCCGTTCAGCCAGTTGGCATTCGATGCGCTATGCAGTGATCTCGCGAGCTTTCCCGTTTCCGAGGCCGTCGCCGCGTCCATGGCGGTCCCGCTCTTCTTCGCACCGATCGTCCTTCATAAATATCCCGAGGCTTGTAGTGCACCGCTGCCGAACCTTGACCACGCCCAGAGGCCTGGGCAATCGCTGCTGCTGGGCGCGTTGGCAACCGCCGTTCGCGGTCACCGGGACACGTCGAAGGGAAAGTACATCAAGCTGGTCGACGGCGGGGTGACCGACAACTACGGCTTGGCCACCATTTTACAAACGCGCCTGCTGCTGGGCACGGCTTACGGTCCCATGAGCGAGAACGACGCGGTCAATGTGCGGCGGCTGCTTTTCATCGTTGTTGACGCCGGCCAGGGCCCGCGCGGCGATTGGAACCGAAGCCAGGGTGGCCCATCCGGAATCGAAGTCGCAAGCGCGGCCATCGACGCGGCAATGGCGACCAACGTCCGAATGAGCTATGACGCCTTCGTTCCCATGATGCAGCAGTGGCGCGACGACCTCGTGGCGTATCGGTGTGGCATGCCACATTCTCGGCAGCAGGAGATCGCTGCATACCGCCCAGGGTGGCGGTGCAACGAAGTCGAATTCTTCGTCACGCGGATCTCGTTTGAAGCCCTTGACAAGGAGCGTGCCACAAGTCTGAACGATATACCGACCAGACTTCGTCTGCCCGAGGTGGACGTCGATCGCCTGATCGAGGCGGGGAGGGATGCCATTCTTGGCAACCCGGTGATCCGCGAGTTCGAGCGCGAATCCACTGCGGTGCGATAG
- a CDS encoding hydrolase: MSNPKLEVLTPQNSQLIIIDHQPQMAFGVQSMDRQAMKNNVVGLAKAAKIFSIPTTITTVESESFSGFTYPELLDVFPDQKTLERTSMNSWDDQKVRDALKANGRNKVIVAGLWTEVCNTTFALCAMLEGNYEIYMVADASGGTSKDAHDYAMQRMVQAGAVPVTWQQVLLEWQRDWAHRDTYDAVMKLVKEHSGAYGMGVDYAYTMVHKAAQRTATGHESIAPVPAR; encoded by the coding sequence ATGTCCAATCCCAAGCTTGAAGTCCTCACCCCGCAGAACAGCCAGCTGATCATCATCGACCACCAACCGCAAATGGCGTTCGGCGTCCAGTCGATGGACCGCCAGGCGATGAAGAACAATGTCGTCGGCCTGGCCAAGGCGGCCAAGATCTTCAGTATCCCGACGACGATCACCACCGTCGAGAGCGAGTCGTTCTCCGGTTTCACCTATCCGGAACTGCTCGACGTGTTCCCGGACCAGAAGACGCTGGAGCGTACCTCGATGAACTCGTGGGACGACCAGAAGGTGCGCGACGCGCTCAAGGCCAACGGCCGCAACAAGGTGATCGTGGCCGGCCTGTGGACCGAGGTCTGCAACACCACCTTCGCGCTGTGCGCCATGCTGGAAGGCAACTATGAGATCTACATGGTGGCTGATGCTTCGGGCGGCACCAGCAAGGATGCGCACGACTACGCGATGCAGCGTATGGTGCAGGCCGGCGCTGTGCCGGTGACCTGGCAGCAAGTGCTGCTGGAATGGCAGCGTGACTGGGCCCACCGTGATACTTATGACGCCGTGATGAAGCTGGTCAAGGAGCATTCCGGTGCCTACGGCATGGGCGTCGACTACGCCTACACGATGGTCCATAAGGCCGCCCAGCGCACGGCCACGGGACACGAATCCATCGCCCCGGTGCCCGCACGCTAA
- a CDS encoding alpha/beta fold hydrolase, whose amino-acid sequence MAAEAAPASGSATKQGHYVTTKDGTRIFYKDWGTGSPVVFSHGWPLNADAWDAQMLFLVQKGFRVIAHDRRGHGRSDQPAQGNNMDTYADDLAALLDALDIKGATLVGHSTGGGEVAHYIGRHGTKRVAKAVLIGAVPPIMLKTAANPNGLPMEVFDGIRKGVAENRSQFYRDLTTPFFGFNRPGAKVSQGTIDAFWAQGMTGGLLGQYACIKEFSEVDYTGDLKKITVPTLILHGDDDQIVPIDNSARLSAKIVKNATLKVYPGASHGMCVTNADQVNADLLAFLNA is encoded by the coding sequence ATGGCCGCGGAAGCCGCGCCGGCCAGCGGCAGCGCCACGAAGCAGGGCCACTACGTCACGACCAAAGACGGCACCCGCATCTTCTACAAGGACTGGGGCACGGGCAGCCCGGTGGTGTTCTCGCACGGCTGGCCGCTCAATGCCGACGCCTGGGACGCCCAGATGCTCTTTCTGGTCCAGAAGGGATTCCGGGTGATCGCCCATGACCGGCGCGGCCATGGCCGTTCGGACCAGCCCGCGCAGGGCAACAACATGGACACCTACGCCGACGACCTGGCCGCGCTGCTGGACGCCCTCGACATCAAGGGCGCAACGCTGGTCGGCCACTCCACCGGCGGCGGTGAAGTGGCGCACTACATCGGCCGTCATGGGACGAAGCGCGTCGCCAAGGCGGTGCTGATTGGCGCGGTGCCGCCTATCATGCTCAAGACCGCGGCCAATCCGAACGGCCTGCCGATGGAAGTGTTCGACGGCATCCGCAAGGGCGTGGCGGAAAACCGCTCGCAGTTCTACAGGGACCTGACCACGCCGTTCTTCGGCTTCAACCGGCCCGGCGCCAAGGTTTCGCAAGGCACCATCGATGCGTTCTGGGCACAAGGCATGACCGGCGGCCTCCTGGGCCAGTACGCCTGCATCAAGGAATTCTCGGAAGTGGATTACACCGGAGACCTGAAGAAGATCACCGTGCCGACGCTGATCCTGCATGGTGACGACGACCAGATCGTGCCCATCGACAATTCGGCCCGACTGTCGGCCAAGATCGTCAAGAACGCCACGCTCAAGGTATATCCGGGTGCATCGCACGGCATGTGCGTGACCAACGCCGACCAGGTCAATGCCGACCTGCTGGCCTTCCTGAACGCATAA
- a CDS encoding amidohydrolase: MSITRRHFIASAAALGAAASSELFAMSPNPTPDLILVNGKFATLDRANPQADAVAIQDGRFVGVGTRQDIMKLAGTQTRVIDLNGRRAIPGLIDSHMHVIRGGLNYNMELRWDGVRSLADAMRMLKEQVARTPAPQWVRVVGGFTEHQFVEKRLPTIEELNAVAPDTPVFILHLYDRAILNGAALRAVGYTKDTPNPPGGEIVRDARGNPTGLLLAKPNATILYATLAKGPKLPPEYQKNSTRHFMREVNRLGVTGVIDAGGGYQNYPEDYNVIEELHKEGHLTVRLAYNLFTQRPKEELSDFKTWTSTVKPGQGDDLYRHNGAGEMLVYTAADFEDFRVERPDMAPSMEADLEPVIRLLAEKRWPWRLHATYDQTISRALDVYEKVAKDIPFNGLNWFFDHAETISDRNIDRIAALGGGIAVQHRMAYQGEYFVERYGARAAEATPPVKKMLEKGVKVGAGTDATRVASYNPWVSLYWLTTGKTVGGMSMYPQANLLDRETALRLWTEANTWFSSEVGKKGQIKVGQLADLAVLSADYFAVPGDDIQDITSVMTVLGGKVVYGDNEFGKHSPEIPPAMPDWSPARHGSQYQPRPTAKAKQLAMNTACGCASSCGVHGHAHAKAWTSSVPTSDESSFWGALGCSCWAF; this comes from the coding sequence ATGTCCATTACCCGTCGGCACTTCATCGCCTCGGCTGCCGCCCTCGGTGCGGCAGCCTCGTCGGAACTATTCGCCATGTCACCGAACCCGACTCCCGACCTCATTCTCGTCAACGGCAAGTTCGCCACGCTCGACCGTGCCAATCCGCAGGCCGACGCCGTGGCCATCCAGGACGGCCGCTTCGTCGGGGTGGGTACGCGCCAGGACATCATGAAGCTGGCGGGAACGCAAACCAGGGTGATCGACCTGAACGGCCGGCGGGCCATTCCCGGGCTGATTGACAGCCACATGCACGTTATCCGCGGCGGCCTGAACTACAACATGGAGCTGCGCTGGGACGGCGTGCGTTCGCTGGCCGATGCGATGCGCATGCTGAAGGAGCAGGTGGCGCGCACGCCCGCGCCGCAATGGGTGCGCGTGGTGGGCGGTTTCACAGAACACCAGTTCGTGGAAAAACGCTTGCCCACCATCGAGGAACTGAATGCCGTGGCGCCCGATACCCCGGTGTTCATCCTGCACCTCTATGACCGCGCCATCCTGAACGGCGCCGCACTGCGCGCGGTCGGGTACACCAAGGACACGCCGAATCCGCCGGGTGGCGAGATCGTGCGCGACGCCCGCGGCAATCCCACCGGGCTGCTGCTGGCCAAGCCCAATGCGACCATTCTCTACGCCACGCTGGCCAAGGGCCCGAAGCTGCCGCCCGAGTACCAGAAGAACTCGACGCGCCACTTCATGCGCGAGGTGAACCGCCTGGGCGTGACCGGCGTGATCGACGCCGGCGGCGGCTACCAGAACTACCCCGAGGACTACAACGTCATTGAGGAACTGCACAAGGAAGGCCACCTGACCGTGCGCCTCGCCTACAACCTGTTCACGCAGAGGCCCAAGGAAGAGCTTAGCGACTTCAAGACCTGGACATCGACCGTCAAGCCCGGCCAGGGCGACGACCTCTACCGCCACAATGGCGCCGGCGAAATGCTGGTCTACACGGCAGCCGACTTCGAGGACTTCCGTGTCGAGCGCCCCGACATGGCGCCGTCGATGGAAGCCGATCTGGAGCCGGTTATCCGACTGCTGGCAGAGAAGCGCTGGCCGTGGCGGCTGCATGCCACCTATGACCAAACCATCTCGCGCGCGCTGGATGTCTATGAGAAGGTAGCCAAAGACATCCCGTTCAACGGCCTGAACTGGTTCTTCGACCACGCCGAGACGATTTCCGACCGCAATATCGACCGCATCGCCGCGCTCGGTGGCGGCATCGCGGTGCAGCACCGCATGGCCTATCAGGGCGAGTACTTTGTCGAGCGCTACGGCGCTCGCGCTGCCGAAGCCACGCCGCCGGTCAAGAAGATGCTGGAAAAAGGCGTGAAGGTCGGCGCCGGTACCGACGCCACCCGCGTGGCCTCGTACAACCCGTGGGTCTCGCTGTACTGGCTGACCACGGGCAAGACTGTCGGCGGCATGTCGATGTATCCACAGGCCAACCTGCTCGACCGCGAAACGGCGCTGCGCCTGTGGACCGAGGCCAACACGTGGTTCTCATCCGAAGTGGGCAAGAAGGGCCAGATCAAGGTGGGCCAGCTGGCTGACCTGGCCGTGTTGTCGGCCGACTACTTCGCCGTGCCAGGCGACGACATCCAGGACATCACGTCCGTGATGACGGTGCTGGGCGGCAAGGTGGTCTATGGCGACAACGAATTCGGCAAGCACTCGCCGGAGATTCCGCCGGCGATGCCGGACTGGTCTCCGGCCCGTCATGGCAGCCAGTACCAGCCCCGCCCGACGGCCAAGGCAAAGCAGCTCGCGATGAACACCGCCTGCGGCTGCGCCAGCTCGTGCGGCGTGCATGGTCATGCTCACGCCAAGGCCTGGACATCGAGCGTGCCGACGTCGGACGAAAGCAGCTTCTGGGGGGCGCTGGGCTGCTCGTGCTGGGCGTTCTGA
- a CDS encoding XapX domain-containing protein: protein MKLYLVSLGAGILVGIIYALMQVRSPAPPAIALIGLLGMLIGEQVVPPVKRMLAGEPVTIAWFRGECVPKITGTPPPNADTNVETSASLPARSKEGNR, encoded by the coding sequence ATGAAACTCTATCTCGTCTCCCTTGGCGCCGGCATCCTGGTCGGCATCATCTATGCATTGATGCAGGTCCGCTCACCTGCGCCGCCCGCGATTGCTTTGATCGGGCTGCTGGGCATGCTGATTGGCGAGCAGGTGGTGCCGCCGGTCAAGCGCATGCTGGCGGGCGAGCCAGTCACCATTGCATGGTTCCGCGGCGAATGCGTCCCGAAGATTACGGGTACACCGCCGCCCAATGCGGACACGAACGTTGAAACGTCGGCATCCCTCCCCGCGCGTAGCAAGGAGGGGAACCGGTAA